Within the Miscanthus floridulus cultivar M001 chromosome 17, ASM1932011v1, whole genome shotgun sequence genome, the region CGTGCGTCCCATCCTGTGTTGCGTCGCCGCCACCATTCCCCGCGTCGTGCCCCACTCCGACACACCGCCACTGCCGTCCCACATGGCGCCCCCATCCCTCGTGACGCCTCCATCTCCCGCCGCGTCatgccatgcctcgtcctccgccGCGCCCAGGCCAGGCGACCAAGAGAGGGGGCTGTAGCTGCTGGACCCATGACAGGCGTTGGTGCAGCTAACTGCTATCAAGCCGTGCCACCATCCTTGGTCGTCGGCTTGGCGGGAACCGGTCGTCCCCCCACTCTGCGTTGCGTCGTACGAAAAGAAGGGTGAAAACACATGTTGTAAGCCTATGTTTTTGGTGTTTCATAGGTAtcttgcaattgtttcatatggatgttgtaaaagtagattgaGATATTGCAATTGTTGTGCACGTATGTTTTGCAAGATTATGTTCCCAATGTTTAATCTattttttcagatgtatgttgcaagtgtgtttatatgaatgtttcatatatatgttccaagtgttttatctggatgttgcgcaTGTTTTACTAtggttttcatgtgttttttcaagtatttcatatgtatgtttcaagtattttatttgtcttcagacgtatgttgcaattgttgcatctagatgtttcaaaagtagatcgggtgttgcacccCCTTCTCGTCTTCTGTTGTCTCGCATTGGTGTCTCTTTCTCCTCCCGGTGTCGGCTGGACATTCGAACCAGAGGCTCATGTGGGCGCTGCCCCATTCCCCTCTTCTCAATGTCGGTGACGTTAAGGAAAGCGCGGGCCCTCGTGCGGGGCATGTGAAACCGAGCGTAGACGCGGACATCCAAACTCTAGCACTGCCGAAACTCTAATCTTCTTGACCAACCAGACAGGTGTCACCCGACTCTCTTATTCTCATCTATTTTCCTATATGTTGATTCGATCCAGATATTTGATCTAGCCCCGTTTTGTCTTAAAACCAGGCCTCCAACTAAGGCGTGGTCACGAAGGCCCACTGCATACTTTATACACAGTATAACATCTCCAATAGTGTTTCTTAGACTCATAATTTCTAAACCATCATCTGAAGAgccattcaaaaaaaaaatgttctCTATATTTTTTTCACCATTCAACGACTTCTTTATATATTTTGCACACTTTAGATAATCAAACTCCGCTCTTCATTTTTAAAGCAACTCCAAAAAAACCCTTTATATTCTCCCTAATTTATAGGAGTAAAGATTTTGATAAAAAAATACTCTGCAACAACCTTTTGTAACTGGATCTCCATTCTTTATTCCGGATTTCTGGCTAATCAAAGATGGAGAATAACGATGACTCTCTAAAGTGCGCGCAAGATATAGAATAGCTATTATTGGAGGCTACAAAGATATAAAAAAATGATTTTTCTCAAATGACtcttcaaatgatgatttagtGAGTAAATTTTAAAAAGACTATTGGGGATGCTCTTAGCTAGCAAGAAATTTGTAATATAGGATGGCAATATTTGGAGATCTAACTAAAAGtcattttttcaccaaaatctattTTATTTATCGGTGAAGAAGGATTTAAAGAGGCTCTTGGAGTCGTTAGAAttcctttatttttttctctatttctttttcctttttctactTTTCCTTTGTTACactaatttttatttatatttttctctTAATTTTCATTCtccttatttttattattttgtttTACTTAGTTTTCTATTATTCTATTTATGTACATGGAGGATTTATGAGATATCTCATGGTGTAGTTTTTGTTATCCTATAAGTATCGATGCGCCGCCTTATGTTTTCTTAGGACCACATGTTTTCTTTGGGCCCAATCGGATTTTGTTTTCCGGTAACTAAAACTTATCAAAAACAGAAGAAAATTCGATCTAATCGAATGTTAGATGTCCCATTTTGAAATGCCCAGAGATTGTTGGTACTTGGTAGCCCAGCCGGAGGTGGACGACGCCGACGCAGGTCACTCTCCTTTCCAGTTTCCGGTCAGCTGCCAAACACCAACCAGCCCGACGAACGAAGTCAAAAGTGTCAAATACCACCAGACCGGCGCCAATCTCAAAGCGCATCCGAACCACCTCACGTCCACACCTACCACAAAATGACCCTTCCGATTCCGACGCTTCATCCGTAACCGACACATTCCCACTCATTTCGCCCTCATCATCCGCCCCCCGCCGCCGTCCCCACAGATCTTGCCGCGGCCACCGCTTCCTCCATGGCCGCGCCGGCGCGCCGCCTTCTTCtgttcgtcgtcgccgtcgcgggAGCCCTGGCGCTCCCCGTGGCGGCCGAGATCAAGAAGGAGTCCTTCAGGGAGGACCCGCGCTCGTCCATCATGTTCGAAAAGTTCGGTTTCTCCAAGCCCGGCGCGGTCCGGATCATCGTCTCTGGCGCCGCCGTCTCCTCCCCCGTCGTGCGGCCGGACAACGGGCAGCTCgggttcttcctcctctccgacgagtCCCTCCTCCACGCCATCGACGAGGCGCAGGAGGGGCCCACGCGGGAGAAGCGCGCCGCGGCGAccaacggcggcggcgaggacccCGACGGCGGCTCTGTCTCTGCCGGGTGCGTGCTCAACAGCCCCTACGTGAAGAAGCTCTTCACCTTCAAAAACCTGAAGGGCGGCCACTACAACAAGTCCTTCCCGGTCACCCGCCCCGACGAGTACACCCTCTTCTTCGCCAACTGCGCCCCGGAGGCGCTCGTCTCCATGACCGTCCGCACCGAGATGTACAACGTCAACGCCGACGGCTCCAAGGACTACCTCCCCGTCGGCCAGGCGCCCCTGCCCGCCATCTACGGCTTCTTCGCCTTCTGCTACGCTGCGTTCCTGGCCGCCTGGGGGTACCTCACCCTCTCCCGCGACCGCGTCTCCGCGCACCAGATCCACCACCTCATGTTGGGCCTCCTCGTCGCGCGCCTGCTCTACTGCCTCTCCGCGGCCGAGGACCAGCACTACATCCGCGTCACCGGGACGCCGCACGGATGGGATGTGGCCTTCTACCTCTTCCAGCTCGTGAAGGGTGTCATCCTCTTCGCGGTGATCGCGCTGGTCGGCACTGGGTGGTCCTTCTTGAAGCCGGTCCTGCAGGACCGGGAGAAGAAGGTGCTCATGGCCGTGATCCCGCTCCAGGTCACCGCGAACATCGCCGCCGCGGTCATTGGGGAGACCGGGCCCTTCATGCAGGGGTGGGTGACATGGAATCAGATCTTGCTCTTCGTGGATGTCGCCTGCTGCTGCGCGGTGCTCTTCCCGGTTGTGTGGTCCATCCGGTCGCTCAGGGAGACGTCCAAGACCGACGGCAAGGCGGCACGGAATCTCTCCAAGCTCACCCTCTTCCGGCAGTTCTACGTCGTGGTGATTGGGTACCTGTACTTCACTAGGATCGTCGTGTATGCGCTCAAGACAGTTGCCAGCTACAAGTACCGGTGGGTGAGCATCTTGGCAGAAGAGATGGCCACCCTGGCGTTCTACCTGTTCATGTTCTACACATTCAGGCCGGCCGAGAAGAGCCACTGCTTCTCTCtcgatgaagatgaagaagaggccGCAGAGATGGTGCTCCGAGAAGAGGAATTCGAGCTATGAAGAGATGCAGCGATTCACAAGAGTCTCCATGCCACGTCCGTTTGATCTTCACTCCCTGTGATCTTGATCATACTTCAAATGCCAGGACACAGCTCACAGTGTTGTATGTACCGATGGGATGTGAGATCGTTTTGTCgtggcctgttcgcttggcttataagctgtactttttcagccagcgaataatatttttctctcgcaacaaatcagccaacggtactttcagctaTGACTTATGAGCCAAGCGAACGTAGATTTTACTATTTTACTGATGAAACAAAGATTACTTAACTTATACCACCATGTTCAAGAAGTTTTCTTGCTTGCAATGCAATCAGCAGCAACTCCCCCTGTTTCGGCTACATATTTTGTGGTGAGCCGTCTTCGTCACTTTGGCACATTTGACTTGTTCTACTTTCCTGCCTACCTTGTCCTATATCTTTTGAATTCCTGCAATGCTTTGCTGCATACCTTTACATGCGTGTAGAGTCTTGGTCAGATACGAGCATTGTCTCATGGTAAACTATGGTCACACATATACTCCGTACACACACTGGCATGATTGAGGCAGGAAAACTAGCTGACTAGCTGAGCATGTGGAATGGCTGGGACACATATTGCTTTGCATTGGTAGTGCGTCACTGTCCAACTTTTCTTTTGGCATTGCTGGTTGCGGATTGACAACACAGGTTGGATGATTCAGTTTCAAGCCACTAACAACAACTACTAGTACTAATACAAACAAGAAACAAGCTCTTGTTCGTGCGAGACGTGCTCCCCATGTCGAAGTTGCTACCATATTCTGTTATAAATATGTCAGAACAAAATCTTTGCTGGCACAGGCGTGCAACAACCTTGTCTAAAGACCCAGGGTCAAATCGCAGCTATGCAGTGGCCTAAAGTACAAGCACAATATACTTATAGCAGACATATGCGATTATGTAGTGCAGCTAAATATGACATATCACATATAGAATAAGTAAAATATTGGAAAAACATTCTCTCATTATTCTTAAGATACGCCAGGACGTCGAAATACATAGTTCCAAGAAAATCACAAAACAAGTTCAGTTCCAAGCTATGCTGGAACAACTATTAGAGCTAAAATTTAATCGCATCATTCCCTCCACCGATTACCACAATCTGGGCTGCAGCACACAAAGAACAGGGTCATCCCCTCCTCCCCTCTTGCCGTGGCCTGCAAATGATAAAAACAGCACTGGGCTTAAGATTGTCTCAAAACATTTAAGCAGGATCAGTGCCATCAATTGCAACTATTGAAATATAAATATCGCTTAACTGCAGATGCGGTAATTTTGAAGAATAAAGAAAGAGACATGCAAAGTGATATGCTCTGCGCCTCTAATGGCATTTAGTAGTATTACTGCACAAAAGAGGACCCTTATTCTGGCACAAAACAATAATATAAGGCCACATTTTCTTGGGAACTGACTCCTGACTTGTCAATTAGGCCATGTTCATGTCAGGGATATAGATGCAGGCCTCAACATATAGGAGAGATACTGCCAAAAAAAGGGGGATGCATTAATTCCAACGTCAACATTAACAAGGTGCAGAATTTTGGCATACTATTTTGTTTAACAAGTCATTCAGAATGCATAACAATATCACATGAAAATGCAACCCATGAAAATGCGACAAGGCAGAACAAGAAAAAAAACCTGGAAGAAAACAGCCTCTCCATGCCCACAGACAGTGCAGCGGACAGTCTTGGTTCTGGGAAGAGTTGGGTCAGAAGCTACATCCTGCAAGACCTGCGTTCGCTCCCCAGCAGTGTGGTGCACCTCATTCCGATAGACGCAGTTATTGTCAGAGACCTCCTGAATCGGACCAGGAATAGTACTGTTAACTTGGATGCCAAATTATTCAATTCACCATTCATTAAATACAGACACAACTAACACTGTAGGACAAGTGTAGTATTTTTGGGTGTGGACAGGATAATTGTATTCCTGTTACAGTTATGTCTATGCTATGCATACATGACATAAATGAGGGAATTAAGTAGCCAAAGGTGGAAATGAAGGGCACACAGCATTGCCATGACCCTACCAAAATCTTGGAATTAGGGAAAAAAAGGGAACAACCCCATCCCATAAGCATTTTAGTGCTCATTCGAACCCCATCATCCAAGTGCTGTGCCCAAACACCATTCTTGTAGTGATGCACTGATGAGGGGTACAGCAAGAAGATTGGATTGGATTTGTTGGTGGAACAAGGATAGAGGTTGACGAGTTGTACCTGGTGCTCGCAGTTGCGACATGCGAAGAATAGGGTGCGCCTGTCTCTGTCCTCCTTGGGGTACAGGATGTTGTTGCTGCATGTCCATCCATCATCAAGTAACTGTATGATCAATCTAATGCATGAGAGAGGAAGATGATCGATGTAGAAGGGTGCATACCACTCACGGCAAAACTTCATGGTGCTCATGGTTGCAGCAGTAGTGTCTTCTTCAAGCCCTGAATAGAAACCAGAGAGATTTCATCAGATTGTTCAATGGTAGAAACGGAACACGGTTCAATTTATCGTGTATCTCCGTAGTGAATTACCATCTGACTATTCTTGATACAGTGAATTACAAAGCGCATTGCAATTTCAAAGTGCAACTGGGAAATGTGAGGATAAGTAAGAAAAATATAAGCTCTACCTAAAAATGGTAAATTTGTGAATTTTCCTTAGCTGTGGTATCTGATAGATACAGAGAAATTTATTAACCTGATGGCATCAACAGGGGCAAAGTTTCGCCCTACAACCTGCTAAAGTTCTGATTTGTACATTTATGCTCAACATCCAATGTGTCAATAACCCAGCAGCAACTGATTGCAGACTTCAGGTTGCTGGTTACCTAGCACCCATCAGTACCAAGCAGATAATATAATGCTAGCATTAAGCAATGTTGCACATCTACTGTTTTTTATAGGAAAAAAAGGATTGACCTGACCCCCTTGCATCAACATTACAATCagctagagagagaaaaaaacccTTAAGGCTTCGTTTGGCATGTGGGGGTTACGTTCTAGAGAAATGACCCAAGGAAGGATTGTGTTGATCCCTCCCTCCCACCCAATCCCCTTCCACCGTGAGGGTTTAAACCACCGCTGAAGTTAATTATTTGGGATGACTTGTATTGACATGGAATGGTTCCGTGGCAAGAAACACCGCAGTGTTGCTGTCGATGTTTTATTACTGTATTTATTTTCTTCTCAACGAACGAATAGCTTAGAGCTGTGTCAATAATTCAAATAGTTTATACGACAAAATGCACATACATGCTGCCTGGATCAAACTACATATAGGTCATATATCGGGGTTTATTTTGAACGGCGTAAGTGCATACACATCATGTTCATACAATTACAACTGGCCaaaagatttaattagaaaaataCAATGCTCAACACTTACAATATGAAAGATTGTGGCACAAGAAGCATAAGTGCATAACATGTGTACAGGATATCCCCAAGGGCGAAATAAGATAAATGATACATTCACAAAAACATTATAGTAGACAAAATTTGGATTACTGCAGGTGGAAAATGACACATTCACAGAACTAATAAAGGGAAGTAGCTGTTACCACACAGTATGTATTTTGCTTTGTCAAATGAGCAAACCATCAATGTTGGGTGGTTTGTTAAGACTAATATCCAAGGAACAAATAACAGTAAAGTACTAAATACCAGAGGATCAAGCAAGTACATATATAAACAAAAAAGAGCACTTGGATGCACAGAGGGATGTAGTGCTAGTAATTCAGTTTTCTTCACCTTGAAGGTGCAGATTCCGAAGTGAGTTTTGTTCACCTTGGAGCACAACGCGTCCAAGAACATATCAAGAACTCACAAAACCATCTCTAATGGTTGGTTCAGTAGGCTAGCAGTCGGTGGAGGGGAAGGGGACGAGGGTGGAGAGATGCAACTGGTGAGGCCTCCGACGAATCGCCCCTAGCCAAGCACCTGTGCTTGTAGAAAACTCAAAACCCTAGCAAGAAGGGGATGGGTCAGGAGGGGGACAGGGGGAGATGGGGAGGCAATGACGAGACACACCTTGGATTTGCAGGGAAAACGGGATGatgagaagggggaggaggaggaggagatggaggcagcgtACCTGGATTGGCGCAAGCACCAGGCAGTGGCGGCGTAATCGGAGTCGGGAGTCACCTACGGCAGCGGCGTGGAGTCGGGGTGTTTCCCCGGGCCTCGGGTGGCGGGACAAGCAGTACGAGGTTTATTGCGTGGGTGCGTTCTCCCCCGCACGTCCCGGCCGCAGCAACATTTGGCCAGGCGGGGAGCGTGCAGCTCACCGTGCCAACTGCCAAGGTGCTTGTCTGCTTGCGCTGCTCGCCTGGCCTTAACACTATctcatcaaaaaaaaaaaaaaaccaggaTTCAGGACGGCTTGGCCGGCTATTGTAACATTGGCCAGTTTTATCTTACTAGAAAAAACACAAGAACTTGACCTATTCGGCACTCGGCAGGCAAAATCAGAATGTATAACAAGATATTTCAGTCTATCACAGTATGTACGAAATATTTAGTATCAGAATGCAGTTTGGCTCGAGAGATTATAAGGGTATTAACGTATATATTTCTATAGGATAggaaaacaaatttatgtgctAGAAAAAAATAATTTACAATCTTCACAGACAAAGGGGCAGCCAGAAAACGGGGCCCCGGAAAACATACATGTATGCTTCAAAGCTGTCGTTGCTTTTCAAATATTTCTACACTTAATGCCAAGTTAGGGGTGAGTAAACCAATGATACAGCACCACCACGACACAAAAACTTGCTCAGGTCCGGGTAATGCTGCTTTCTTATCTGCCTTCTTAACGAAGGTCATCGCGGTGCAACTCTGGATGACTGGATCAATTTGAGTAAATGCCAGAACCCGATGGCCACAACGAAGGTCAGTTAGAGCAAATGCCAGAACCAGATGACCGCATCCTTGTTCAGTTGTTCCGACTCTTGCTCCGCGAGCTTCGTTGGGCAGCTCCATTTCATGCCCCTGTTACGGGAGAAGTGGAGTGCGTCCACACCTCAGCACGACTGCCACAGCAGCAAGTGCAGTGCGTCCACAGTCCACACCTCAGCATGACCGCCACAGCAGCACCAATACTACTATGGAGTATCCACC harbors:
- the LOC136516600 gene encoding protein CANDIDATE G-PROTEIN COUPLED RECEPTOR 7-like: MAAPARRLLLFVVAVAGALALPVAAEIKKESFREDPRSSIMFEKFGFSKPGAVRIIVSGAAVSSPVVRPDNGQLGFFLLSDESLLHAIDEAQEGPTREKRAAATNGGGEDPDGGSVSAGCVLNSPYVKKLFTFKNLKGGHYNKSFPVTRPDEYTLFFANCAPEALVSMTVRTEMYNVNADGSKDYLPVGQAPLPAIYGFFAFCYAAFLAAWGYLTLSRDRVSAHQIHHLMLGLLVARLLYCLSAAEDQHYIRVTGTPHGWDVAFYLFQLVKGVILFAVIALVGTGWSFLKPVLQDREKKVLMAVIPLQVTANIAAAVIGETGPFMQGWVTWNQILLFVDVACCCAVLFPVVWSIRSLRETSKTDGKAARNLSKLTLFRQFYVVVIGYLYFTRIVVYALKTVASYKYRWVSILAEEMATLAFYLFMFYTFRPAEKSHCFSLDEDEEEAAEMVLREEEFEL
- the LOC136518762 gene encoding DNA-directed RNA polymerases II, IV and V subunit 9A-like — its product is MSTMKFCRECNNILYPKEDRDRRTLFFACRNCEHQEVSDNNCVYRNEVHHTAGERTQVLQDVASDPTLPRTKTVRCTVCGHGEAVFFQATARGEEGMTLFFVCCSPDCGNRWRE